One Thermovenabulum gondwanense DNA window includes the following coding sequences:
- a CDS encoding aconitate hydratase has translation MKLNITQKILLNHLVEGELRAGEEIAIKIDQTLTQDATGTMAYLQLEAMGIDRVKTKRSVAYIDHNTLQTGYENADDHKFIATIAQKYGIYYSKPGNGICHQVNLERFAVPGDTLLGSDSHTPTAGGIGCLAIGAGGLDVAAAMAGYPYYLRVPQIINVELKGKLKPWVTAKDVILELLRRLSVKGGVGKIFEYTGEGVKTLSIHERATIANMGAELGATTSIFPSDEVTCKFLKAQGREKDRIELLPDVGANYDGKIEINLSELEPLVALPHSPDNVHPINEVKGIKVDQVAIGSCTNSSYKDMMLVGKMLKGKTVHPGVSLVISPGSKQVLTMMAQSGILADIISAGARILECTCGPCIGMGQAPGTGEVSVRTFNRNFKGRCGTQNAQVILASPAVAAITALRGELSDPRELGDMPEVCEPEKYVIEDNMIIPPPIDRDSIKVYYGPNIIPISAGREPGEHLEGSVLIKVGDNITTDHILPSTAKLLPLRSNIPALAEYCFSVIDKDFSKRAKENSGGIIVAGENYGQGSSREHAALVPSYLGVKAVIAKSFARIHRDNLVNYGIIPMTFKKVEDYENITDNDKLVLKNIKESLMKGEAILKNVTRNIEIPVKFDLGPRQIKILLAGGLLNFIKQNFRGEV, from the coding sequence ATGAAATTAAATATCACTCAAAAAATTTTGTTAAATCACTTGGTAGAAGGAGAGCTTAGAGCAGGTGAAGAAATTGCTATTAAAATAGATCAAACCCTGACCCAGGATGCAACGGGTACAATGGCATATTTACAATTGGAAGCAATGGGAATAGATAGGGTGAAAACAAAAAGGTCTGTAGCCTATATAGATCATAATACCCTCCAAACAGGTTATGAAAACGCCGATGACCATAAATTTATAGCTACCATTGCACAAAAATACGGAATTTATTATTCAAAACCCGGGAATGGTATTTGCCATCAGGTAAATTTAGAAAGGTTTGCAGTGCCCGGAGATACGCTTTTAGGTTCTGACAGTCATACTCCTACAGCGGGGGGAATAGGCTGTCTTGCAATAGGCGCAGGGGGACTTGATGTGGCGGCTGCCATGGCAGGATATCCTTATTATTTAAGGGTCCCCCAAATTATTAATGTGGAGCTGAAGGGAAAGCTAAAACCGTGGGTTACTGCAAAGGATGTAATTTTAGAGCTTTTAAGGAGATTAAGTGTAAAGGGAGGAGTTGGCAAAATATTTGAATACACCGGTGAAGGGGTAAAAACTCTTTCAATTCATGAAAGGGCTACAATTGCCAATATGGGGGCAGAGCTCGGAGCAACAACTTCAATTTTTCCCAGCGATGAAGTTACCTGTAAGTTTCTTAAAGCACAGGGAAGAGAAAAAGACCGGATCGAATTACTGCCTGATGTAGGAGCGAATTACGATGGGAAAATTGAAATAAATCTTTCAGAGCTGGAACCTTTAGTAGCACTTCCCCATAGCCCGGATAATGTTCATCCCATCAATGAAGTAAAAGGAATAAAAGTGGATCAGGTAGCAATTGGTAGTTGCACCAATTCTTCCTATAAAGATATGATGCTGGTAGGGAAAATGCTAAAAGGGAAAACGGTTCATCCAGGGGTGAGCCTTGTAATATCTCCAGGATCAAAGCAGGTTTTGACGATGATGGCTCAAAGTGGAATTCTTGCAGACATAATTTCCGCCGGAGCCAGAATTCTGGAATGTACTTGTGGACCATGTATAGGAATGGGGCAGGCTCCAGGCACAGGAGAGGTTTCCGTCAGGACATTTAACCGAAATTTTAAAGGAAGATGTGGGACCCAAAATGCTCAAGTAATATTAGCAAGTCCTGCAGTTGCAGCAATTACTGCTCTAAGAGGTGAACTTTCCGATCCGAGAGAATTGGGCGATATGCCCGAAGTATGTGAACCGGAAAAATACGTAATAGAAGATAATATGATTATACCTCCTCCTATTGATAGAGATTCGATAAAGGTTTATTATGGGCCAAATATAATTCCGATTTCTGCTGGTCGGGAACCGGGTGAACATTTAGAAGGATCGGTTTTAATAAAAGTAGGAGATAATATCACCACCGATCATATTTTACCATCCACAGCAAAGCTTTTACCTTTGAGATCAAATATACCTGCGTTAGCCGAATATTGTTTTTCTGTTATTGATAAAGATTTTTCAAAAAGGGCAAAAGAAAACAGCGGGGGAATTATTGTTGCCGGTGAAAATTACGGACAGGGATCCAGCAGGGAACACGCAGCACTTGTTCCTTCTTACCTTGGGGTAAAAGCTGTTATCGCCAAGTCCTTTGCAAGGATACACCGGGATAATTTAGTTAATTATGGAATTATTCCAATGACATTTAAAAAAGTTGAAGATTATGAGAATATAACTGATAATGACAAATTGGTGTTAAAAAATATAAAAGAAAGCTTAATGAAAGGTGAGGCAATACTAAAAAATGTTACCCGAAATATTGAAATTCCAGTTAAGTTTGATTTGGGACCAAGACAAATAAAGATATTGCTTGCTGGAGGTCTTTTAAATTTCATCAAACAAAATTTCAGGGGTGAGGTATGA
- a CDS encoding isocitrate/isopropylmalate dehydrogenase family protein produces the protein MMHRITLIPGDGIGPEITKATLEVMEATGLKVEWEVFEAGTSAIEKYKNPLPDEVINSIRRNGVCLKGPTTTPIAEGFRSINVALRKELDLFANVRPAKSFEGISSHYKNVDIVVIRENTEDLYCGVEHRIGDFAAESIKIITAKASTRIAKFAFEYAKKEGRKKVTAVHKANIMKLTDGLFLECVRNVSKEYPDIIYEEIIVDNMCMQLVRNPEIYDVILCPNLYGDIISDLCAGLVGGLGVVPGANIGDNLAVFEAVHGSAPDIAGKNIANPTALILSAAQMLKYIGESERGRKIEKALEIVIKEKLCLTPDLGGNATTEEFSIKICEKIKEL, from the coding sequence ATGATGCACAGGATTACTCTAATACCCGGTGATGGAATTGGACCGGAAATAACTAAAGCAACCCTTGAAGTTATGGAAGCGACAGGCTTAAAAGTGGAGTGGGAAGTTTTTGAAGCAGGAACTTCCGCTATAGAAAAATATAAAAACCCGTTGCCCGATGAGGTTATAAATTCAATAAGGAGAAATGGTGTTTGTTTAAAAGGGCCTACAACTACTCCAATTGCTGAGGGATTTCGAAGCATTAATGTGGCTTTAAGAAAGGAATTAGATTTATTTGCGAACGTTCGACCGGCTAAATCCTTTGAGGGAATAAGTAGCCATTATAAAAATGTGGATATTGTAGTTATTCGCGAAAACACAGAAGATCTTTATTGTGGCGTGGAGCACAGAATAGGAGACTTTGCGGCGGAAAGTATTAAAATTATCACCGCAAAAGCCTCTACGCGTATAGCAAAATTTGCCTTTGAATACGCAAAAAAAGAGGGCAGAAAAAAAGTGACAGCCGTTCATAAAGCAAATATTATGAAGCTTACCGATGGACTATTTTTAGAATGTGTCCGTAATGTATCAAAGGAATACCCTGATATAATTTATGAAGAGATTATAGTAGACAATATGTGTATGCAGCTGGTGAGAAACCCTGAAATTTACGATGTTATTTTATGCCCGAACCTTTACGGGGATATAATTTCTGACCTTTGTGCTGGACTTGTGGGTGGCCTGGGAGTTGTACCTGGTGCTAATATAGGTGATAATTTAGCTGTTTTTGAAGCAGTTCACGGGAGTGCACCGGATATCGCAGGGAAAAATATAGCAAACCCTACCGCTTTGATTCTTTCAGCAGCGCAAATGCTAAAATACATAGGTGAGTCAGAACGGGGACGAAAAATAGAAAAAGCTCTGGAAATAGTAATAAAAGAAAAATTATGCTTAACTCCCGATCTTGGAGGGAATGCCACTACCGAAGAGTTTTCAATAAAAATTTGTGAAAAGATAAAAGAACTTTAA
- a CDS encoding methylenetetrahydrofolate reductase C-terminal domain-containing protein, with protein sequence MENRFKESLLNKEFFSITWELVPGRGAFEKNQEEVLMAAEQAAKGGKIHAITLTDNPGGNPAILADYLASEIIKKGIEPLVHFTCKDRNRNQIESQLYALDRMGIRNLLVMTGDYPVTGYKGRPMPVFDLDPVHVLELISKMNNGLEYPGIKGTVKHKPSDFFAGAVVSPFKATEAEQMVQYYKLKKKIEAGAQFIVTQLGYDARKFHEVIQYIRQQGWDIPVIGNIYVLPIGTAKAMNKNKIPGCVVTDKLVAELEKEAQAPDKGYKARLDRAAKMYAFMKGMNFDGVHIGGHNLKYEDVEYIIEKGEELSANWMDYIHEFDYPIPGGFYYYEKDPETGLNTSQPVDRKNRPLDTKVEFVYKLSTLTHKLMLEPKAPLWKPMRAIAKRVDGTSLERPYHAFEHLMKVCLYDCHDCGDCALMDVAYVCPMSQCPKKQRNGACGGSFMGWCEVYPNKKKCAYVRAYARLKNDGKEEKLAGDIIPPPNWDLYHTSSWLNYYLGWDHSASHLGIENNEKGKK encoded by the coding sequence ATGGAGAACCGCTTTAAAGAATCTTTATTAAATAAAGAGTTTTTCTCCATAACCTGGGAATTGGTACCTGGCAGGGGCGCTTTTGAAAAAAACCAGGAAGAAGTACTCATGGCAGCTGAACAGGCGGCTAAAGGGGGAAAAATTCACGCTATTACGCTGACGGACAATCCGGGAGGAAATCCAGCGATACTGGCTGACTATCTTGCATCGGAAATTATAAAAAAAGGTATAGAACCCTTAGTTCATTTTACCTGCAAGGATAGGAATCGAAACCAGATTGAGAGCCAGCTTTATGCTTTAGATAGAATGGGAATAAGGAATCTCCTCGTAATGACAGGAGACTATCCCGTTACCGGCTATAAGGGTCGTCCCATGCCGGTTTTTGATTTAGATCCTGTTCACGTTCTGGAACTCATATCAAAGATGAACAATGGGCTGGAATACCCGGGAATTAAAGGGACTGTTAAGCATAAACCCAGTGATTTTTTTGCAGGTGCTGTAGTGTCTCCCTTCAAGGCCACCGAAGCCGAGCAAATGGTGCAATATTATAAGTTAAAGAAGAAAATAGAAGCGGGAGCCCAATTTATTGTTACCCAGCTGGGATATGATGCAAGGAAATTTCATGAAGTAATTCAATATATCAGGCAGCAAGGATGGGATATCCCTGTAATAGGCAATATTTACGTTTTGCCCATTGGTACTGCAAAGGCGATGAACAAAAATAAAATTCCGGGATGCGTGGTTACAGATAAATTGGTAGCAGAGCTGGAAAAAGAAGCGCAAGCTCCGGATAAGGGATATAAAGCTCGCCTTGATAGAGCGGCAAAAATGTATGCTTTTATGAAGGGTATGAATTTTGATGGTGTTCATATCGGTGGCCATAATTTAAAATACGAGGATGTGGAGTACATCATTGAAAAAGGTGAGGAATTAAGTGCAAATTGGATGGACTATATTCATGAATTTGACTACCCCATCCCCGGTGGTTTTTATTATTATGAAAAAGATCCCGAAACAGGTTTAAATACATCACAACCGGTGGATAGAAAAAATAGACCCCTTGATACAAAGGTGGAATTTGTATATAAACTTTCAACTTTAACCCATAAACTAATGCTGGAACCCAAAGCGCCATTATGGAAGCCGATGCGGGCAATAGCAAAAAGGGTTGACGGAACATCGCTGGAGCGACCCTACCATGCTTTTGAACATTTAATGAAGGTTTGTTTATACGATTGCCACGATTGCGGAGACTGCGCTTTAATGGATGTGGCCTATGTATGTCCCATGTCTCAATGCCCCAAAAAACAGAGGAATGGAGCTTGCGGTGGCAGTTTTATGGGCTGGTGCGAGGTATATCCAAATAAGAAAAAATGCGCTTATGTTAGAGCTTATGCCCGCTTAAAAAATGACGGTAAAGAAGAAAAACTTGCCGGTGATATAATACCTCCTCCCAACTGGGATCTTTATCATACATCCTCCTGGCTGAATTATTACTTAGGATGGGATCATTCGGCCTCCCATTTAGGAATAGAAAATAATGAAAAAGGTAAAAAATAA